The sequence TATTGTTGAAATAAAAACTAGGAAGTAGATTCAAAATGCTTACTAAAAGTATgacattaattattatttaaattttatattagtactaattcaaattgaatctaaaggataattaagtatattaataattatatcctCATTTTGTTTGAATGCAATAGTATTACATTGGTATAAGATCAGCAATCATGCACAGttcatttaaaatttaatagtggtgtatattattatatttttttcaaatacatCGTTGATGTATAAGTATATCAAACATTTTCAAGTATATATATCGTTTGTGCATCAATAATATGTCCATCATAGTCATTCTAAATCAAAGTTTTTAAGATTAATAATAGTGTATCAATAGTATATACATCAACTGTAGTTCAAAATTCATTTCAAACGTATAATATTAGTGTGTCATTTAATATATCAAAATCCATTAGCTATCTCAATTAAAGTTCAAGAATAACATTGATATATTAATGTACGTCCAACATTAATACAAACATAACAGATTTAGCTATAATATAATAAGTCGATGATGTATTAGAAAAACAATACTATCAAACAAATGAAAAATGATTCAGACCAAGTTCATGAACAATAACAAATGCATGGTAAATTTGATATGTTAATAGTATAATCGGCTGacggaatataaataaaatatattagtTTAGTGCGTggtatatcaaatataaagtaTATTAATTAACTGATATATGAATGTTAATTATGTCAAGTATACTGCCGGGTATCCAATCATACGCCAGAAAAGGAGTAAAAttgaaataatgaaaaaaaaaaaaagaaaaaagaaaaaagaggaaggggatgtaacttttttgttttttctttattttgaaatttcaataataaatttagcattttaaaatgtttttcttttcctatttttgCAAGTAACCCctaataaatatatacatgACTTTGAGTATATGATAAAATACGATGCATCCGGGTAGGTTTAGCGCTTAAAGTCAAAAAACTAAGATAAAAGGAAGATTGAATGGCACTGCAAATTGTCCTATACTCCTATTTGTATTATAGTCTTGCAAGgttgtatatatgtatgtatggtTAATAAAAACCGAGAAAAAGGAATTTGTCCTGTGATTTGAGGAAGAAAGTTGAGACACCCACTCCTCGGTTGAGTTCGAGCTCAATCTAGCTCTTTTCACTAATTGGAATAGAATATTATGCCACGAAGAAATTATGATCTCTTAAATCGATAAAATTAttgttctatttttatttaaacgagaGTTTATATCAAAATGAATACAGATGATCAATTGGTATCGTATGTACTTGtaaagttaattttaaaattagtacaTATATTATCAAGAAAGGAATAAGACTTTGTTGTTACCATGGTGATCATTTTTGAATAAGTTTTTAagacttaaaaaaaatcaaaacccaATTTAAACTTAAGCaatgatatttaattaatctcaCTCAGCTGATACAAAGTTTTTCGAATGGCGGCAATTTGGAGCAAAGAGCTTCAatactttttttatttgtggAAAGCAAAGAGCATTGTTAAGTTATATTGACTTTTGGGAAGTTGGGTGGCCATGTGAATGGTTTATGAACTAACCAAGTAAAGTTTACAATTCAATGGCTCCCTCAACATAAATACCTAAATTTGAGGCCAAGCTACTTGGAGAAGTTCACTATAAAAAAAGATGTATTTTCATGCATTTTCTACAAATTATAACACAAATTTGAGAACTTATTAAAAAACCATCTTCTTCCAATATGGCAAGAATTGCCatattccttttcttcttctttctcttcctctcAGCTGTGGTTGAGGGAGTTCCAAAGGCCAAGAAAGTTAAATGCAAAGACAAGAAATTTCCTCAATGTTACAAATCCCAACACTATTGTCCGGACGATTGCCTGCGTACTTGCGTTGTAGATTGTTCGTCTTGCCAGCCTGTTTGCACTGCCCCTCCCCCTCCACCCCCATCGCCTCCTCCACCACCACCGAAACCACGCAAGCTCAGATCTCCTCCCCCACCATACATTTACTCTTCGCCTCCGCCTCCACCTCCACGCGTTTACTCTTCCCCACCACCACCTCCTCCCTATATTTACTCTTCTCCCCCACCACCTCCTCCAGCTACCGTGGAGCCTTCACCTCCACTTCCACCAACTCCAACACCTCCGTCATCCCCACCACCTCTTTCTCCACCACCTTCGTCTGAGGCGTCCGGGCAGAAAAAAGTTAGGTGCAAGAATAGAGGGTATCCACATTGCTACGGCATGGAGCTAAGTTGTCCAAGTGATTGTCCTAGCCAATGTGAGGTTGATTGTGTTACTTGCAGTCCCGTTTGCAGTAAGTTTCTCATACCTTTATATAAGTTTAAAGTGTAGTACATTTGTTAAAACTTATGTTTaacataattttcaaatatttcatcCGTTGGGActcatttaataataataatttatttggtTTTTGAATCTTTTCATTGTTTACTCACAATTTCTTCCTATTTATTGTTTTCATATTCTCTAAATAGACATTTAATTTCTTAAATGTTTTTAAGAtgaatatcaaaatattttttgaatAGATGGAAAATGTCTTTATAAACTTAATATAGtttcgaaaacaaaaaataaagattAAATTAATAGTTTTCAAATGGAacatagtttttttaaaatttaaaatgaagtttttttttttttttttggttttatttggTCTTGTCTTTTTAGCAATTGATCAATTAACTTTATAAATACTACTTTGGTTCCTaaggttttgttttttttgttttaagtttGTATATTTACtaatgttttgaaaaaaatgaccaaatgaaataaacatttttcaaaaacttattttttttcatagaATTTGACTTAAAAGCGGAAGTGTTAACTTTAGGCTAATTAATCAAAACATTGATAATTGTGTTGAAAACATGATTGTAGGAAAGGCAGGTTATCGATGAGAGTATAATTAACCACTACAtgccaaaaaacaaaaaagaaaaaagaaaacatatataGAAACATATGGGTATTGCTTTTTCTTAACAGATATTCTTTAATCATTTACACAGATTGCAACCGTCCGGGCGCAGTGTGCCAAGACCCAAAATTCATTGGAGGAGATGGAATCACCTTCTACTTCCATGGCAAAAAAGACAGAGATTTTTGCATCGTCACCGATTCGAACCTCCACATCAACGCTCACTTCATCGGCCGACGCAATGTGGACATGAAGAGGGACTTCACTTGGGTCCAATCCCTAGGTATCCTTTTCGGCTCTCATAAGCTCTTCATCAGCGCACGAAAAACCTCTACATGGGACGACGCCAACGACCGCCTCTACATTTCCCTTGATGACGAAACTATCCTCCTCCCTAACCAGGAGGGTGCGACCTGGAGTAACTCAACTTCGTACGAGGGGATCGCCATATCTAGAAGTAGAAAAACGAACGCAGTCGAGATCGAAGTCCCTGGGAACTTCAAAATCAAAGCAGTTGTGGTTCCGATAACGGAAAAGGAATCAATGATCCACAAGTATGGGATTACACAAGAGGATTGCTTTGCACATTTGGACTTGAGTTTTAAGTTCTATGCATTGAGTGGGAATGTAAGTGGGGTTTTGGGGCAAACTTATGGAAATAACTATGTGAGTAGGGCTAAGATGGGAGTGGCAATGCCTGTTTTGGGTGGTGATAAGGAGTTTGCTTCTTCAAGTATTTTTGCTACGGATTGTGAAGTTGCACGATTCAGTAGGGAGTTGGATGGAAAAGAGAGTTCTGTGGAGGCTGCAGCCTATGCTAATATGAGCTGTGGTAGTGACATGGAGGGTCAAGGAGTCGTTTGCAAAAGATAAGTTTGATTAAATACTATTACAACTATAtatgaataaataaattatttatgttaattatacggtaaattttgttttggaaaaTAAATGTGGAAGTTTGTAAGGGTGAAAAAGGTCTTTGATTATTTGTTTTTACATGAAAAAACAAAAGTTGTAAAAGGTTTTTTTATCTATATACATATGctatataattatatgatatttgaaaattatttatcaTTTCTCCCTCTAAGACTCTTATGTTTTGCTTTTATATGTATGTGATATTGTTATGGGTAATAATTTTGCTACAAAAATAAAACCAAGAAATTAATAAGGGGAAAAACTTGAACCGGGCTGAGATAAGAAGAGTTTGTTTTTACACTACCACAATTTTGCATTCAAAGATAAAGCAAAACTACATAAACATACCATTGTTCACAATTATTTATTGGCGTTATTGTTTAATTATGACATTTTCAGTAAGTATCGTTGAGAGGAGAACGATGATATTTAATTTGTTGGCTTCATGCTGTCTCTTAGCTAGGCTTAGAGAAGGTAGTCGGAGAGGGATATGACAATATTGTTCATGTGAAATTATTTGAGTGGGGTACCATGTATAAAGTAATTTATACCATGAATATTGGTTTCTCTTTATAATGACACCGTTACTTGTAAGAACCAATATTTCAATAGAATGATCATAGGAATGGAAGGGGGTTTCTCAAGTGGGGTCGTAATTGAATTAAAGATGCAAGGGTTGATACAATTTCCACAAAAAGAATTGTTAGTACAAAGATAAAGCAAAAGATCGAGAAAGGAGTGTAAATCAAAGAATTAATTTCCATTGGTGTAAAAGAAATTGCCACAACTTCAAAATCCTTCAAAGATAATACCCAATCTCACTTATTTAAAAGATTTAGTAAAAAAGAATAGTAGAATAGTGAAAGAAAGGGATCGAACTCACAAGGATTTCGTTAATTGAGAATTCAATTCAAggaataatattaatattaaaaaaagatgGATTACAAAAGATTTAAAAATCAAGGTTATACAATGAAATGGGAGGGGGAGGGGGTGGGGGTGGGGGTTATGATGTCAATAAGAAAAGTAaagtttcaatttttaaaactaCCGTAACAAAAGATATTGATTAACAAAAGATATTGATTCTCTCAAATAGTGACAGATGGGAGTTTGATGTTTTAGCAAAAATTTTATcattgaagaaaagaaaaaaaaattgctaattAGATCGATCCCCAACCAATTGGTCCAAGAACCAATTTTCCTAGGCTAATGAACATGCATCAAAATTCATCCTAGCTTTAATGAACATGGTTTCATCTTAGCAGTTTCATTATGCTCGATTAAAATTGTATAAAGATATCAAAAGAATCATGTTGAGACCTCCTAATGGGAGGAATGTCTATATCTAAAGGAAGATTGTTTTGGAAAATTTCAAATTGACAATTAAAAACAATTCAATAGGATTATTATGCTAAAGAATTATTCTAAAATTACCAAACATTCATACTTCGAGTTTTTCGTATCACCTTTAAAATTGATCTTTAATTCATGCTTTCTTGGGTAGCTAGTTCAATCAAGCATGAATTCTTTATTGAAAGCAAGATAGGAAACaacataaatattaattaagaaAAGTAATTTAGACATAAATTTTCAAAGAATTTTACTAAAAACAATGACTACAACAAAattggactttaatgtcggttaaaccAACATAAAAAAGGTACGATGTCGGTTGGCAACTGACATCTATAATAGTGTTATTAAACCCCTTTAATATCGGTTGGACTTTGATGTCGGTCTAAAATCAACATTCAAAAGACCAACAATGTcattttaaaaatgacattaaagagAGATGATGTTAGTTCTAAACCTACTTCTACAATCGTgttattaaagccctttaatgtcgtttgtgctttgatgtcggttttaaagTGACATTAAAGATGCATTTCAATGTCAGTTTTTGCTTTGATGTCCGTTTACAATTGACATTATAGATCTTCGTCTGTGTCAATTTGTCACATGCTTTTGTTAGTAATTGTTGATAAAACAATGTATATGATCTCATTTTGTtattaagaaaaacaaatatgtaaatatttttttctttatggcaacaaatcaataaaattaatattaattcttttagaaactataatatttttctttgacatgtgtatatataaaatgaaattttaatattgtgtttatatacacattctacaacagtacatgaaacaaggtcctaatacaagacttaaataagaaatcatAAATGCCTTCATAGTCTTTAACCTTCAATGATTACTTAGCTTTCTATTCGATCgtctggctatctacacaattgtttagcTTTTAACCCGATAGCCTAACTATCTACACGATCACTTAGCTTTCAATCCAATCACTTAGCtttctacacgatcatttagttttcaacTTTATCGCTTAgctttttacacgattgtttgcTTAGCTTTTAATAGCTTTCAACCTGATCGCGATCGCTTAGCTttctacatgattgtttacattCTCACGCGATCGTTAAGCTGCTCCAACAATAAAGAGAACGGAAAGTTAAACTATTGAGTTGACTATTGAGACATAAAGACAATGGAATCCGTCAAAGATAAAAGGCAGGAAACTTACTTGTCCAGTATCCTGAGGCAATTAAGAAGTAACATCAACTTCTTGCAAGTTTCCAAGATGGAACCACCCTCTATTTGTTCTTTGGAAACTGAGAGGTCTTCAATCATTCGTTTAGTATAGAGCAACAGGAAAGCCTGAAGAATGATGGACAAACTTAGTAAACTATTTATGGCCTCTACTAACTAGAGCAAATAGATTACAAGCCAATACACATAACATAAGATAAAACAATTGTTGCAAACCAAAAGGTGATAGGCAGAAACTAAGAGGCAAAAACCATGTCTCTTGGtacttttttttcccttttattaaattataatgttATAAAGGAAAACATCTAGTGAAATGGATATTCTAGGCATCAAGGTTAAAGATAGCAAATTTATTTAGGGTTAATGATGTTGCAGGTCATAAGCACAAATTTATTTCATAAAGTATTGATGAACTTTATTTCATCTTACATACAGAAAAACACTGACATGACAAacatcatgcttgcatatcacCCTTGTAGGAGTATTAAGAAAGAGCACCCATGTAGGAGTGTAGAGTTTAAGAAAGTCACTCACAAAATCTTTTGGTCCTTTCCTTCCCCGAACACTTCTCCTCGCATAGAACTCTCTCAGCAACAACTAAACCTTTACACTCTCTTAACAAAACTTCTAAATAACAAAAGTTTCTTAGGTATTTGCTTCTATTTATACAAACACTTTGGATTGGCTACTTTCTTTACCCGCTAGTTCAGAATTACAACTTTATACATGTCAGTTCATTGTTTTGCCACATGATGCAACCAAACCAAGCATGACAAGTAAGCTAACGGTTAATTTCCCAATTTGACataagaaatttggcctttaatgtcagtttaaaaccgacattaaaggcctttaatgtcacttggcgaccgacatctttgcgagcgttattaaagggctttaatgtcggttgggcttcaatgtcggtttataaacgacattaaagacatctttaatgtcggttataaaccgacattaaaggccttcaatgtcggttataaaccgacatctttgaaggtgttattgaaggcctttaatgtcggtttatctttaatgtcggtggataaccgacattaaagatgtctttaatttttttttaaccgacattaaagctatctttaatgtcattttttcaaatttatttttattaaatccttgcattattgtccattttgtatgacaccaaatagttaaaaatgaaatcttttacttgtacatatacaaaatgaaatcttaataatgtgtacatttatatataACTTGGCTCCAAATacaaagaaattatgaagcttaattattatacactgatcatcctttggaaaaaaagaaagaaagaaagaaaaagaatatattgagagagcagTAACTAAAATtgcaactaatagcaaactagaacgcttcacaaatgaccatcttcaagatcttgtcacaaagataagggtctggctaattgtactcacttgcaaccatttcttctattgcagtcatttgtttagtgatatctccctgtaaaagacatcaagatggttgaattgataagtaacaatgttatgacctagttATAATTGCAAGTCTCGCAACCGAAACCTACATAACTAAGTATCCatatcacaaacaaaacaaaaatgtaaaaaaacagaaaccaacttatttaagagaaaaaaaggtcgttcaaagcaagcaaaccacatatcacaaaggttttttttttaatcttcaaaagaaaaaacaccacACCAGGGCCAGCGGTATTTCCTCCTTGCCATAACCTGACTGAAAAATATGGCAACAAACTAGAAACAACAGTGAACTttgtgaataaataataaataaggcaTCCTGTTGGTTGTTACATGAAAAATATTTCCTACACCTACCTTTTAGATATACATACATCATATTCTCTGAGAATTGTGATGAAGAGCAATTCTACGACACCTTTATTGCTCCATCAAGAAAGCCAATGCCAAAGAGCCTTGAACAGGCAAGTTACAGTACAATGAACCAACAAAGCTAGAGATCACCTTGACCAAAAATGTTATGATCCCAACGATTATATTGAATCGTGTAAATCCCGACGCACATGCGACAAACATTTTTGACATATCTGCTTGTAAAGTCGAAATAGCAATGAAAATCGGGACAAACAACTCGGTAACGATTAAATCGAGCTTACCAACAGTAGAGATGATCAATGGAGAGCCATGAGGAATGATCAAACccaataaataaggaccaaaaATTGCTGGTTAACCGAATAAAACAGACACAACAGAACtcaacaaaaccaaaaaaataaCAGCTTGAATATTTGTGCTACTCACTGGCTTCTCTTTTGGAGTTCTTTTGATTATCCAAACAACTGTTGgcttaaacaaaaaataaagcaaaaaagCCTCAACAAAGAATCCACCTAAAGAGAAAAATCCACTTCTAGCATCAACTTGATAAACTCTTATGATGTTACTAATTATGATACTCACTTGGCTTAAGATGTCACCAACCAATCCTGCTGATAGTCCCAAATGGCCAATCTctgaattcaaaattttcaattcactTAGAACATTTTCAATGATAGGCAATGAGACCATGCTGTGTAAACTGATCGATAAAGCAACTTTGGGCATTTTCAATCCTAACATGAAGAGATACAGCATGTAACCAAAATATGTTAATACTGAAAGTGTGGGTTGGCTCTCTAGTGTGAAAAGTTTGTACCTCTTTCATCCCTTTGCTTCCATGAACAACCAATTATCAACCCAGCCTGCATTTTTCATTGTTTCACTAAATTACAGCGCTTGTTATGAAATCAACGTAAATAATAGAGAAATCAATACAAGATTTACATGTTCATTAATCACGGTCAGAGagtttactatatatatatatatgccagAAATCCAAAAATATTGAAGTACTTGAAAAAAAGGTGCACAATGATACACATTTAACATTTAACATAGAGTAATGATACACAAACTTTAAGTTCATTTGTCATTGGGATAAAACATCGATTACTATTTCAAATATCAATAGTTTCAAACCTTAAACTCCAAAAATATTGAAGtacttgaaaaaaaaaggtgCACAATGTTATACTATTAATTATATTACACTTCATGGGCTTTGAACTAAACAATCAAAAGTCATAGAAACACAATTAAAAAGACCCCTTTAATTTCCGGAGAAAAAAGAGTATTTAAAACAAGAAAATGCAtaggaaattaaattaaatgaaatcCAAAAAAGAGGAAAATGCAAATTAATGATTAGAAAAATGAGTACTTACAATAATTTGAGAGGAAATCTTGGATACTCCAAAACCCTTGAGAAG comes from Cucumis melo cultivar AY chromosome 12, USDA_Cmelo_AY_1.0, whole genome shotgun sequence and encodes:
- the LOC103500222 gene encoding uncharacterized protein LOC103500222, encoding MARIAIFLFFFFLFLSAVVEGVPKAKKVKCKDKKFPQCYKSQHYCPDDCLRTCVVDCSSCQPVCTAPPPPPPSPPPPPPKPRKLRSPPPPYIYSSPPPPPPRVYSSPPPPPPYIYSSPPPPPPATVEPSPPLPPTPTPPSSPPPLSPPPSSEASGQKKVRCKNRGYPHCYGMELSCPSDCPSQCEVDCVTCSPVCNCNRPGAVCQDPKFIGGDGITFYFHGKKDRDFCIVTDSNLHINAHFIGRRNVDMKRDFTWVQSLGILFGSHKLFISARKTSTWDDANDRLYISLDDETILLPNQEGATWSNSTSYEGIAISRSRKTNAVEIEVPGNFKIKAVVVPITEKESMIHKYGITQEDCFAHLDLSFKFYALSGNVSGVLGQTYGNNYVSRAKMGVAMPVLGGDKEFASSSIFATDCEVARFSRELDGKESSVEAAAYANMSCGSDMEGQGVVCKR